The DNA region GGCCTGTTGGGTGAATCGGCACGCCCTTCATCCCCAGGCAATTTTCCAACAGTCACAGATTCTCCCGTAAGCGAGCCTTCATCGATTTGAAGCGATGATGATTGCAACGAAAGAAGTCGCGAATCAGCCGGGATTTTATCCCCTACTCGTAACTCAATGATATCTCCGGGAACGAGATCGGAAGCTTCGAGGGAAGATTTCCAAACGCCATCTCGTAGCACTGTGGCCGTCGCCGACTGCATACGCTGTAAAGCATCGAGACTGTCACTGGCACTTTGGGATTGCCAAACACCAACAGCAGCGTTTACTACCAAAATCGCCAAAATTACAAGGGGTTCAACAAAGCTCTTCCACAAGGCCTCATCCGTGGCGAGTTCGGCAGCTGCAGTGGCACTCTGACGGACTTCAAAGTAGGAAAAGACACCCGAAAGGAGCGCGACGACCAGAAGAATTTGTACAAGTCGATCTTCGAATTGTTCCAGTATAAGCTGCCAAGTAGACTTCGACTTGGATTGCTCCAACGAGTTCTTACCAAATTGCACCAGCCTTGCCGATGCTTGACTTTCCGATAGACCTTCGGGATTTGATTCCAAGGTTGTCCAGAGTTCGTCCATGGAAAGACTGCCAGCGTCAACAGCGGAAGAGTTATACTTAAGTCGTGTCAAAAAAGGAGACATGGTCTCATTTTTCGAGAATCCTGTCCTCGTTGATGCCGAAAGAGCCGTCGTCGAAAGGGCTTTTGCTTCTGAGTTGCTTGCACGGCTAGCAGTAGTAACAGCATAGGCGGAAGGGCTTCCAATTTGATCGGCACCTCCGCGTATCTGTCGCCAAACATCCGGACGCTTCCAGTGCAATCTTCCTGAAGTTCGCGCCATCAAAAGCTTTGGAAGATATGCGTGGGAGATTGGACATTTCCAACTCAATCCGATGTTGAGCCCTGCCCAGCAACAAGCGATCATCAACTGTCTCGACATATTGCCTTCTTTTATCCGTACAATTGTTTTACTCTTTGCGTACGTAGTTCCACATCAATCAGTGTGTGTAGTAGATGCGAAAGACCAAGCAATTTATGGAAGGAAATCTCTCGTTACCTTCGTTATCTTTATGCAAATGGATGCCTTCGTAAATCCCATCAGGAGCTCCAATCCCTGCGATCAGGTTGATGGATATTGACAACGAATCGGTTTGTTGCCGTACCTCTCTATCTTGCAAAAAAACATCGGCGCTTGTGCTGTCATTCTGACGAGATGTGAcgtcaaaaatggaaagccACGTGGAATAAATATAGGCTGCAATCACATCCGAACGAGTGATAAAAATCTTGCTGACACTTAAAGTGGATCTGTAATGACACCTTTTTCGCAAAAGACTGTCTTCGTTTTGGCCTTTACCGATGTTCCGGAATAACAGCTTAATCCAGCTTGGTCACCATGGTAAAATTATGGTTGCCATCGCCTCCTCTAATCAATGCGCATAACGAACAACGCAATGATGAAGAGCATGCTTCTCCAGAAGCCCAGCCCTTTGGTTTACGGCGTGCGGAACGAGGATACGGTTCGACGATTGGATTGCCCACGTTCTTGACATCTTCCAGCAGCAGGAGCGTGCGTAGTGCTTACGACACCATCGCTACATCAATTCCAGAACGTCTACCCGAATCCCAGGCTTCAGAGGCCCATTCCATTCGCTTTCAAGTGGTTGTATGGCACGTGGGTCCGATGGATTCAGTTCTTGGCAAAGTCGACGTCCGTTTTCGTGTCACTATTTTTTGGAATGCGATTCCATATCTAAGACCGTGTAAGGATGGTTACCATGCGTCGTCCTCGGTCAGAAGCGACACAACAAACACGAGAGACTCGATTGTTAAAGTGTGGACAATGTATGGTCGACAGCGAGCTTACGAACGAACCTTGCATGACAATCTGTCACCCGAGTCTTCGCCTGTGGCGGAGAACCACAAGAAATTCAGTAGGATACGGTACGTTGATGTTCCTCCGGTATCCATCCTTAACGCAATCGACTTTGAGGTCCTGGGTGGAGACCCTGAAGTTTGTGTCGTTCAAGAAGAATCTCGGCTTATGCGCTGGAGTTGCCTCTACAAAGCATCCCTAACTCAAGCAGACTGGAATGTCGCCAATTTCCCGCACGATTCCCATAACCTCGTCTTGAAGTTTGGCATTCTCAAAGATCGCCGAGCGGGGAAACGCTGGGACCGCAACATATGGAAGCTGGGGTTGGCAACCGAGGACGATACCCAAGGTTCCATCCGTGTACCAGAAGGCTTACTAGTGGAGCACGTACGTGTACCAGAGTTCAGCTACGATGTAGCTCGGGGTTTGGATTTTGAATTTGTTCCGCTAAATTTTGGTGCCAGTCGTCCTCTTAATAGTAATGCGGAAAACGGAAGTAACAAGGACCAGCTGAATGGAAGGGAGCAGGACAACTGTGACACCTGTTTACAAGTCAAACTGCATGTCCAGCGCGACTCGGCTTACTACGACCGCAACATCATCCCACTACTAACGGCCTTAAATCTGGTGGGCATATCGACTTTGGCATTGGCACCGTCCAAATTTGGATCTCGTGGGCAAATTATAGTAGCAACTGCGTTTGTCGAAATTGGGCTCCGTATGACACTGGACAGCCGGCTTCCACACGTGGGATATCAAATCAAGATGCAGGTTGTGCTCAACAACTTCTTTTTTGGTCTGCTCTTTCTCGTTCTTGGAAGCAGCATCAACTATCTTGTGCTAAATTATGACATGCAACAAAAGGAACAAGAACCTAGATGCTGTTATCACATCACCATGTGGCTTGATGTTGGCTTGGCCATAACAGAATTGCTGCACGTGCTCTGGAACCTGACGCTGTATTTTGGGTGGAATCCAGGTCAGCTCTGCGACTATGCAATTGATTGAAGTCGCGTATGCTATCACTTGGTTGGTCCTACCACCTTAACATCGACGCTTTTTCCTTACTTCCTTTTGCGAAAGTCTCTTTAATGCTAGAAGTGCAATTTTGGTTACTTACTGTGCCTACCTTGACAATTTGTAGGAAAGCCTTGTGTATAAGATTGAGCATCGCCATTCCTTCTGTTGACAAGAGTCTGTGAAAATAAAGTACCTCCAAGAAAAGCCCGCCAGCAGTCTCTCCGCCGTTCTTGCCGATCGTCTATTTGGATGAGAGGAGTGCACGCAACGACTTTTTTCATGGCAAAAATGCGTTTATTAACGTAAGGAAAAACATTCTTCCGCGTTTTGTGTCTTCTCTCTATGCTTTTTGATATCTCAATTTTACCAAGTTGGTAGATGGACAGGGAGATTCTCTGTATTGAAATAGTGAGATACGGTTATCGGTACCCTCGATTTACAGCGGACACTATCTGGACTAAGCTAAGGTAGTAAATATTTCAAAAAGTACGAATGTGACAAACAGTATCTACTTGGCTCGAATGACGGACATCAAATTCCACACTTTCATGGGGTCCTGGCTTGAAGCGGTGCTGGATCGTTCGAAATGTGTGTGGGTGGGATCTGTTTCCTATTATCTTTTTCGTCACGCCGGCATACCATTCTCCATACCCTTCAAGGCAAACAGCATACGATCGAATTAGTTATAAGCACATCACGCCCACAAGCATATTTTAATAAAATAAATAAAACATTTAACAACTGAGGTTTGGCAGAACCGTTGAAATCCGGCTACACGATTCTTTGTATATGGCCTTAGGGGAGTTTCACAGAGTAAACTGTCGATATTCTATTTGGTTGGAACACTGAGTACACATCCTTCCACTTCCCACGAACGTTAGAGTCGGTACATGGCTGATAGAGGCTTATCATTTTTGCGCTAAATCCTTTAATTACAACTCTGTACTCCGACTCATTTAGGTTTGATTTTCAGTGTACGGGTACACTTTTCTGCGATATTGCTAGCCCCGGACGAGGCAAATACCGCGCAGCTCATTTCGCTTTTCAGCAAACTCAGACtacaattcacagtcacacaaTAACGGCGAGGTACGGAAAAAGGTACGGCATCAATTGAGAGCCGCTGGCTTCTAAACAAATCTATGCACATGGAATATAACCAAGAAGGGCAGACCTCTGACAACATTTTTCACTTTGGACTTAGGTTCTACTCGAATTTGATTACACAAACATCTGGAGACCGTCAGTGAAGAATTTGCATTCGATCATGAGTCGTACATCCAACA from Phaeodactylum tricornutum CCAP 1055/1 chromosome 18, whole genome shotgun sequence includes:
- a CDS encoding predicted protein, whose translation is MVKLWLPSPPLINAHNEQRNDEEHASPEAQPFGLRRAERGYGSTIGLPTFLTSSSSRSVRSAYDTIATSIPERLPESQASEAHSIRFQVVVWHVGPMDSVLGKVDVRFRVTIFWNAIPYLRPCKDGYHASSSVRSDTTNTRDSIVKVWTMYGRQRAYERTLHDNLSPESSPVAENHKKFSRIRYVDVPPVSILNAIDFEVLGGDPEVCVVQEESRLMRWSCLYKASLTQADWNVANFPHDSHNLVLKFGILKDRRAGKRWDRNIWKLGLATEDDTQGSIRVPEGLLVEHVRVPEFSYDVARGLDFEFVPLNFGASRPLNSNAENGSNKDQLNGREQDNCDTCLQVKLHVQRDSAYYDRNIIPLLTALNLVGISTLALAPSKFGSRGQIIVATAFVEIGLRMTLDSRLPHVGYQIKMQVVLNNFFFGLLFLVLGSSINYLVLNYDMQQKEQEPRCCYHITMWLDVGLAITELLHVLWNLTLYFGWNPGQLCDYAID